A region from the Tsuneonella mangrovi genome encodes:
- a CDS encoding GumC family protein codes for MNDSPHPEPSNSASQTGWLEELLRIEPDGGYGPFNMLDISKVRGFLWRQRYVLGGIVAGFLVLGFLITMLMTPIFQATSTVRVDPEMSTIVDDGQAPPDLRGNDYLRYISTLTTVIQSRSLALRVVDALDLGKNAEFVGSDAARLPPAKARDIAATMLMGEVKAETPDDNRIIQIHVRSPDPALAAKIANAYSDAFLEDDIRRSLAKNEYAQTYLSKQIGDVRKQLQDAERKAISYARTNRIVGDALLGQSYDPATGTTSDQAAPPTTTASNLAAINAAYSAAVARRIQAQQRWDAIARTDPADLPEVQQSVAVQQLITNRAAAASQLADLQIRYGKKYPQVSELQAQIATIDRQITQVSNDIKDGIHQNYLIAQRQESALAGQLHKVSNETLNEQDRRVVFNQLQREAFSLRAQLQDLMARYNQISSAANARPGTITKLDAATVPGSPSSPNVVRNMLLALIAGVSVAVMLALLRDAFDDRLHTLDDVERKLALPPLGFTPFVADMEDEKDSVAQKEAYTAIRTSIDFALPRRGCNVIQVTSSQVGEGKTTVAEAIARKFAQMGRKVLLVDADLRKPSIAAQFGQARGKLGLPELLLGQCSLEDVLVEHDQPDLDVVPVGPLPANPTDILSSQQFADFIDQQRANYALIVLDSPPVIGLADSPVIAQLTDGLVFIIEANRAHFGQAKAAVRRLRQANANILGVVMTKFRPLDAGQAYDYQYNYYSYGKQADA; via the coding sequence GTGAACGATAGCCCCCACCCCGAACCGTCAAACTCGGCCAGCCAGACCGGCTGGCTCGAAGAACTGCTGAGGATCGAGCCGGACGGGGGATACGGCCCGTTCAACATGCTCGACATTTCGAAGGTGCGCGGGTTCCTCTGGCGCCAGCGCTATGTGCTGGGCGGGATCGTCGCCGGCTTCCTCGTTCTGGGCTTCCTCATCACAATGCTGATGACGCCGATCTTCCAGGCTACCTCGACCGTAAGGGTCGATCCCGAGATGTCGACCATCGTCGACGACGGGCAGGCCCCGCCGGACCTGAGGGGCAACGATTACCTGCGTTATATCAGCACGCTGACGACGGTCATCCAGAGCCGTTCGCTGGCGCTGCGGGTAGTCGATGCGCTCGACCTCGGGAAAAACGCGGAATTCGTAGGCTCCGATGCCGCAAGACTGCCTCCCGCCAAGGCCAGAGATATCGCCGCGACGATGCTCATGGGCGAAGTGAAAGCGGAAACGCCCGACGATAACCGGATCATCCAGATCCACGTCCGCTCACCCGATCCCGCGCTCGCCGCGAAGATCGCCAATGCCTACAGCGACGCGTTCCTCGAGGATGACATCCGCCGCAGCTTGGCCAAGAACGAATACGCCCAGACCTATCTTTCAAAACAGATCGGGGATGTCCGCAAGCAGCTCCAGGATGCCGAGCGCAAGGCGATCTCCTATGCGCGCACCAATCGGATCGTCGGTGATGCACTGTTGGGCCAGTCATACGATCCGGCAACCGGGACGACCAGCGACCAGGCGGCTCCGCCCACCACGACTGCCAGCAACCTCGCAGCGATCAACGCGGCCTATTCCGCCGCTGTCGCCCGGCGCATCCAGGCGCAGCAACGCTGGGACGCGATTGCCCGGACCGATCCGGCAGACCTGCCAGAGGTGCAGCAGAGCGTCGCAGTACAACAACTGATCACGAATCGCGCAGCGGCGGCGAGCCAGCTCGCGGACCTCCAGATCCGCTATGGCAAGAAATACCCCCAAGTCAGCGAGTTGCAGGCGCAGATCGCGACGATCGACCGGCAAATCACGCAAGTCAGCAACGACATCAAGGACGGCATCCACCAGAACTACCTGATCGCGCAGCGGCAGGAGAGCGCGCTTGCCGGGCAGTTGCACAAGGTATCGAACGAAACGCTCAACGAGCAGGATCGGCGGGTGGTTTTCAACCAGCTCCAGCGCGAGGCGTTCTCGCTGCGGGCACAGCTGCAAGACCTGATGGCGCGCTACAACCAGATATCGTCCGCTGCGAATGCGCGCCCGGGGACGATCACCAAGCTCGATGCGGCAACCGTCCCTGGCTCTCCATCCTCGCCCAACGTGGTCCGGAACATGTTGCTGGCGCTGATTGCCGGTGTCTCTGTTGCGGTCATGCTGGCTCTGCTGCGCGACGCATTCGACGATCGCCTGCACACGCTCGACGACGTGGAACGCAAGCTGGCGCTGCCGCCGCTCGGATTCACGCCGTTCGTCGCGGACATGGAGGATGAAAAGGACTCGGTTGCCCAAAAGGAGGCATATACCGCGATCCGCACGTCGATCGATTTCGCGCTGCCGCGCCGCGGCTGCAACGTGATCCAGGTCACCTCGAGCCAGGTCGGCGAAGGCAAGACGACCGTCGCAGAGGCGATCGCCCGCAAGTTCGCGCAGATGGGTCGCAAGGTGCTGCTGGTCGACGCCGACTTGCGCAAACCGTCGATCGCCGCGCAGTTCGGCCAGGCGCGCGGAAAGCTCGGCCTTCCCGAACTGCTGTTGGGGCAATGTTCGCTTGAAGACGTGCTGGTGGAGCACGACCAACCGGATCTCGACGTCGTACCGGTCGGCCCGCTTCCCGCCAACCCGACCGATATCCTGTCGTCGCAGCAGTTTGCGGATTTCATCGATCAGCAACGCGCGAACTATGCGCTGATCGTCCTCGATTCGCCGCCTGTGATCGGGCTGGCGGACTCGCCGGTCATCGCCCAGCTGACCGACGGGTTGGTATTCATCATCGAAGCCAATCGCGCGCACTTCGGTCAGGCCAAGGCCGCTGTCCGTCGCTTGCGCCAGGCCAACGCCAACATCCTGGGCGTGGTGATGACCAAGTTCCGCCCGCTCGACGCGGGTCAGGCCTACGATTACCAGTACAATTATTATTCCTATGGCAAGCAAGCCGACGCCTGA
- a CDS encoding nucleotide sugar dehydrogenase — translation MKILIFGLGYVGSTAAGCLASQGHRVIGIDVNPAKVDAINAGLSPVREPGLDELVAEARTEGLLSASLTPGEELFDADLAIVCVGTPSGPDGAHDMGHIVQVTRSIAEALQPGREGQLTVAYRSTMRPGSMETLIRPIFEASLGNNCEATVELVYNPEFLREASAIEDFFTPPKIVVGTRDGKPSAAMDALHEGIDAPTFHVGYREAELTKFVDNSWHATKVVFANEIGRLCAQLGISASQVHAMFAADTRLNISPAYTRPGGAFGGSCLPKDVRALQHLAAEAGASAQLIDSLMSSNAAHLQFQFDRVAAAVEPGAKILLVGLSFKLGTDDLRESPALDLARRLIDARYRLAIYEAELSPNALLGQNRDYAMSHLPELRELLVDRETAQAGDFALAVATNRLVDTLDLGATPVLDLSVIA, via the coding sequence TTGAAAATATTGATTTTCGGACTTGGTTACGTCGGTTCGACGGCCGCGGGATGTCTCGCCAGCCAGGGACACCGCGTGATCGGGATCGACGTCAATCCGGCCAAGGTGGACGCGATCAATGCCGGCCTATCACCAGTCCGCGAGCCGGGGCTCGATGAGCTGGTAGCCGAGGCCCGGACCGAAGGATTGCTGTCCGCTTCGCTGACGCCGGGCGAAGAGCTTTTCGATGCCGACCTGGCGATTGTTTGCGTTGGCACGCCAAGCGGTCCCGACGGAGCGCACGACATGGGGCACATCGTGCAGGTCACGCGCTCGATCGCCGAGGCATTGCAGCCGGGGCGCGAAGGGCAGCTAACCGTCGCCTACCGTTCGACCATGCGGCCGGGGAGCATGGAAACGCTCATCCGACCGATCTTCGAAGCGTCACTGGGGAACAATTGCGAAGCGACCGTCGAGCTAGTCTACAATCCTGAGTTCCTGCGCGAGGCGAGCGCGATCGAGGATTTTTTCACGCCGCCCAAGATCGTTGTCGGTACGCGCGACGGTAAGCCGTCTGCGGCGATGGACGCGTTGCACGAAGGGATCGACGCGCCGACGTTCCACGTCGGATATCGCGAGGCCGAACTGACCAAGTTCGTCGACAATTCGTGGCACGCTACAAAGGTGGTATTCGCCAACGAGATCGGGCGGCTCTGCGCGCAGCTCGGCATTTCCGCCAGCCAGGTCCACGCGATGTTTGCCGCCGACACCAGGCTCAACATTTCGCCGGCCTACACCCGGCCCGGAGGGGCGTTTGGCGGATCGTGCCTGCCCAAGGACGTGCGCGCGCTCCAGCACCTCGCCGCCGAAGCCGGTGCCAGTGCGCAGCTCATCGATAGCCTGATGAGCAGCAACGCGGCGCACCTGCAGTTCCAGTTCGACCGGGTGGCCGCGGCAGTTGAACCGGGTGCAAAGATCCTGCTCGTCGGCCTTTCCTTCAAGCTAGGTACTGACGACTTGCGCGAGAGCCCTGCATTGGACCTTGCCCGGCGGCTGATCGACGCCAGATACAGGCTTGCCATTTACGAAGCGGAGTTGAGCCCCAATGCGCTTCTCGGGCAGAACCGCGACTACGCCATGTCCCACTTGCCTGAACTACGAGAGTTGCTGGTCGACAGGGAAACCGCGCAGGCAGGTGATTTCGCTCTTGCCGTCGCAACCAACCGGCTGGTCGACACGCTCGATCTCGGTGCCACGCCAGTGCTCGACCTCAGCGTAATCGCATGA
- a CDS encoding sulfotransferase family protein, protein MPPRIDRPSAGFATPPHGKRQPSSFGDTATSHQPPITAKVFCIGFQKTGTSSLRDALAELGFNVAGVFGRTTPLDQLRKTFVEAGLEVASRHDAVQDMPWPLMFRQLDARFPGARFILTVRDTDRWFQSIEAHFGDRPYHIQQLTYGADAGAPTGNESRYRRVYEAHNAAVRQYFADRPGDLLVMDLERGDGWAQLGEFLGIAVPEGPFIRTNSAQQRETFTARLRKWLHRLGLPVKTIDR, encoded by the coding sequence ATGCCGCCACGCATTGATAGACCCTCGGCGGGTTTTGCCACTCCGCCGCACGGCAAGCGCCAGCCATCCAGCTTCGGGGACACCGCGACGTCGCACCAGCCGCCCATCACCGCCAAGGTCTTTTGCATCGGCTTCCAGAAGACAGGGACTTCGTCCCTGCGCGACGCGCTGGCGGAACTGGGCTTTAACGTCGCAGGCGTGTTTGGCCGGACAACCCCGCTCGATCAATTGCGCAAGACTTTCGTTGAGGCAGGGCTCGAGGTCGCCAGTCGGCACGACGCGGTGCAGGACATGCCCTGGCCGCTGATGTTTCGCCAACTCGATGCCCGCTTCCCCGGTGCGAGGTTCATCCTGACCGTGCGCGATACCGATCGCTGGTTCCAGTCTATCGAAGCGCATTTCGGCGATCGGCCGTATCACATCCAGCAACTGACCTACGGCGCGGATGCGGGAGCGCCGACAGGCAACGAAAGCCGCTATCGCAGGGTCTACGAAGCGCACAATGCCGCCGTCCGGCAATACTTTGCGGATCGTCCGGGCGACTTGCTGGTGATGGACCTCGAGCGCGGAGACGGCTGGGCGCAGCTCGGCGAATTCCTCGGCATCGCCGTTCCCGAAGGCCCCTTCATCCGCACCAATTCGGCTCAGCAGCGCGAGACGTTTACTGCCCGATTGCGCAAGTGGCTGCACAGGTTGGGATTGCCGGTAAAGACGATCGACCGCTGA
- a CDS encoding glycosyltransferase family 4 protein — MTGSDSQPLAGRKVLIIVENLPLPFDRRVWQEARTLVAAGAEVSVICPTGKGYKARFETIEGVEIHRHPLPLEASGAVGFLLEYSAALLWQTLLAWKIYFRRGFDVIHGCNPPDLIFLVALPFRLLGVKFLFDHHDINPELYEAKFGKRGPFWHLLKLFERLTFATATISIATNRSYRKIAIDRGGMKPERVFVVRSGPDLSRVNRVEPVERWKNGRPHMAGYVGVMGEQEGIDLLIEAVAHLTGPMGRRDIQFVLVGGGPSLPDLRELAERRGVADFITFPGRTPDEDLFAVLSTMDVGVNPDRVNAMNDLSTMNKIMEYMACGKPIVQFDVTEGRFSAQDASLYAKPNDPIDFARKIAELIDDPERRAAMGEFGRKRVEQELDWSKQVEPLLAAYRLALGIAPDA; from the coding sequence ATGACCGGCAGCGACAGCCAGCCGCTCGCCGGGCGCAAGGTCCTGATCATTGTCGAGAACCTGCCGCTGCCGTTCGACCGGCGCGTGTGGCAGGAGGCGCGCACGCTGGTTGCGGCAGGCGCAGAGGTCTCAGTGATCTGCCCGACCGGCAAGGGCTACAAGGCGCGCTTCGAGACGATCGAAGGGGTCGAAATCCATCGCCACCCGTTGCCGCTGGAGGCGAGCGGCGCGGTCGGCTTCCTGCTCGAGTATTCTGCTGCGCTGCTGTGGCAGACTCTGCTGGCATGGAAGATATATTTCCGCCGCGGGTTCGACGTGATCCACGGGTGCAACCCGCCTGACCTGATCTTCCTCGTCGCGCTGCCGTTCCGCCTGCTGGGCGTGAAGTTCCTGTTCGACCACCACGACATCAACCCCGAGCTGTACGAGGCCAAGTTCGGCAAGCGGGGGCCGTTCTGGCACCTGCTGAAGCTGTTCGAACGGCTGACGTTCGCCACCGCGACGATCTCGATCGCGACCAACCGATCGTATCGCAAGATCGCGATCGACCGCGGGGGAATGAAACCGGAGCGGGTGTTCGTCGTGCGCTCAGGCCCCGACCTATCGCGGGTCAACCGGGTTGAACCGGTCGAGCGGTGGAAGAACGGGCGGCCGCACATGGCCGGATATGTCGGAGTGATGGGCGAGCAGGAGGGGATCGACTTGCTGATCGAGGCGGTCGCGCATCTCACCGGGCCGATGGGGCGCAGGGACATCCAGTTCGTGCTCGTCGGCGGTGGTCCGAGCTTGCCCGACTTGCGGGAACTCGCCGAGCGGCGCGGCGTGGCGGACTTCATCACCTTTCCCGGACGCACGCCCGACGAGGACCTGTTCGCAGTGCTTTCGACGATGGATGTCGGGGTCAATCCCGACCGGGTTAACGCGATGAACGACCTCTCCACGATGAACAAGATCATGGAATACATGGCTTGCGGCAAACCGATTGTGCAGTTCGACGTCACCGAGGGGCGCTTTTCCGCGCAGGATGCTTCGCTCTATGCCAAGCCCAACGACCCGATCGACTTTGCGCGGAAGATCGCCGAACTGATCGACGATCCCGAACGGCGCGCGGCGATGGGTGAATTCGGCAGGAAGCGCGTCGAGCAGGAACTCGACTGGTCGAAGCAGGTCGAACCGCTGCTTGCCGCGTACCGCCTCGCTCTAGGGATCGCGCCGGACGCGTAG
- a CDS encoding glycosyltransferase family 2 protein, with product MSAPFSVVIPAHNEEAVIARCLQALLHDAPRHALPEVVVVANACNDRTADIARQSAPHAKIVEIPVGSKTLAMNEGRKHVGAAPCFFLDADVQCSHASLAATAEVLEQPGVMIASPALRMDLSRSDRWVRAYYRVWLTQPYASDHLVGSGLFGISAAGLESIGDFPPIFGDDVWLRTRFTRHERRSVPRGSDGQAAYFVVSPPRTWADQVRIEARRRIGIGEVANQFDTSDDLHLNHVGDLPRALAGGTSLLDVTIYVAMKAAAIGLYRWYRLLGRKPVWTRDTRARQPE from the coding sequence ATGAGCGCTCCGTTTTCGGTCGTCATTCCGGCGCACAACGAAGAGGCCGTGATCGCTCGCTGCCTCCAGGCCCTGCTGCACGACGCCCCGCGACACGCGTTGCCCGAGGTGGTCGTCGTCGCGAATGCGTGCAACGACCGGACCGCGGATATCGCGCGCCAGAGCGCACCGCATGCGAAAATCGTGGAGATTCCTGTCGGGTCCAAGACGCTGGCCATGAACGAAGGCCGCAAGCACGTCGGCGCTGCGCCGTGCTTCTTCCTCGATGCCGATGTCCAGTGCAGCCATGCCTCGCTGGCCGCCACTGCCGAGGTGCTCGAACAACCCGGCGTGATGATCGCGTCCCCGGCGTTGCGAATGGACCTGTCGCGCAGCGACCGATGGGTTCGGGCATATTACCGGGTGTGGTTGACCCAGCCGTATGCCAGCGATCACCTGGTCGGTTCCGGGCTGTTCGGGATTTCTGCCGCCGGCCTGGAATCGATCGGCGACTTTCCTCCGATCTTCGGGGACGACGTCTGGCTGCGCACGCGCTTTACCCGCCACGAGCGCCGCAGCGTACCGCGTGGGAGTGACGGGCAGGCGGCCTACTTCGTCGTCTCGCCGCCCCGGACATGGGCCGACCAGGTTCGGATCGAGGCACGGCGGCGGATCGGGATCGGCGAAGTTGCTAACCAGTTCGACACTTCCGATGACCTTCACCTCAACCATGTCGGTGACTTGCCGCGCGCACTGGCCGGCGGGACTTCGCTCCTCGACGTGACGATATACGTTGCGATGAAGGCAGCGGCGATCGGGCTCTATCGCTGGTACAGGCTGCTCGGCAGGAAGCCCGTCTGGACGCGCGACACCCGGGCACGGCAGCCGGAGTAG
- a CDS encoding polysaccharide biosynthesis/export family protein has product MTLLASGIVALSGCVDTPSPQAGAVNAVAVSDQGQADFSSKPEATYLLKPADSISLIVFREPDLSLQSVAIGVDGTISFPLLGKVQAAGLTTAQLADKIQQELGDGYLKDPHVAVNVIDYGSHVVTVEGAVKKAGIYNYQPGTRLSGAIALAEGTSNVAKLRDVAIFRQRPDGIWVAKFDYREVVKGTMIDPLIAPGDRVVVGTSALSQAWQDTLKALPAFAIFTRL; this is encoded by the coding sequence TTGACCCTTCTTGCAAGCGGGATCGTTGCGCTTTCGGGATGTGTCGATACGCCTTCTCCGCAAGCGGGGGCAGTCAATGCAGTGGCGGTTTCCGACCAGGGACAGGCGGATTTTTCCTCCAAGCCCGAAGCGACCTACCTCCTCAAGCCGGCTGACTCGATCTCGCTGATCGTATTCCGCGAACCCGATCTGTCGCTCCAAAGCGTCGCGATCGGCGTCGATGGCACGATTTCGTTTCCCCTGCTGGGCAAGGTCCAGGCAGCCGGGCTGACGACCGCCCAGCTTGCAGACAAGATCCAGCAGGAACTTGGCGACGGGTACCTCAAGGACCCGCACGTTGCAGTAAACGTAATCGATTACGGATCGCACGTCGTCACCGTTGAAGGGGCGGTGAAGAAAGCCGGGATTTACAACTACCAGCCCGGGACCCGCCTGTCGGGCGCGATTGCGCTGGCCGAAGGGACATCGAACGTTGCCAAGCTGCGCGACGTGGCGATCTTCCGCCAGCGACCCGACGGAATCTGGGTGGCGAAGTTCGACTATCGCGAGGTCGTCAAGGGTACGATGATCGATCCGCTGATCGCGCCGGGCGACCGGGTCGTTGTCGGCACCTCCGCGCTGTCGCAGGCATGGCAGGACACGCTCAAGGCGCTGCCGGCCTTTGCCATCTTCACACGCTTGTAG
- a CDS encoding glycosyltransferase family 2 protein, which produces MNARPGQPPLVSVMLVNWNTREMTLDCLRTVFAQTTEMPFEVIVVDNGSSDGSVEAIAADFPQVELMAEAKNHGFALATNLSVARARGHYVLLLNTDTLVLDHAIDRLVAFAERQPDAKIWGGRTLFADRTLNPTSCWGRITPWSVTCMATGLAKLFPGSALFNPEAIGGWQRDTERSVDIVQGSFLLIEKTFWDELGGFDPAFFMYGEEADLCARARASGASPMVSPEATIIHYGGASTALFADRIVYVLGARIGLIDRHFPHWLKGYGRIMTLFWAAWRAALYHLAALFIPRFRERATQWSNAWRRRAEWRRGPPSG; this is translated from the coding sequence ATGAACGCCAGGCCCGGACAGCCGCCACTGGTATCGGTGATGCTGGTCAACTGGAATACCCGCGAAATGACGCTCGATTGCCTGCGAACGGTATTCGCGCAGACAACCGAAATGCCGTTCGAAGTGATCGTGGTGGACAATGGGTCGAGCGACGGCTCAGTTGAAGCGATTGCAGCCGATTTCCCCCAAGTGGAACTCATGGCGGAGGCGAAGAACCACGGGTTCGCGCTCGCCACCAACCTCTCGGTCGCGCGGGCGCGGGGGCACTATGTCCTGCTGCTCAACACCGATACGCTGGTGCTCGATCATGCGATCGATCGGCTGGTTGCGTTCGCGGAGCGCCAGCCCGACGCGAAGATCTGGGGCGGCCGCACGCTGTTTGCCGACCGGACGCTCAACCCCACTTCGTGCTGGGGCCGGATCACCCCGTGGAGCGTCACCTGCATGGCAACCGGGCTTGCCAAGCTGTTCCCCGGCTCGGCGCTATTCAATCCCGAGGCAATCGGTGGCTGGCAACGCGATACCGAGCGCTCGGTCGATATCGTGCAAGGCTCGTTCCTGCTGATCGAGAAAACCTTCTGGGACGAACTCGGCGGGTTCGATCCGGCCTTCTTCATGTATGGCGAAGAGGCGGACCTGTGCGCGCGGGCGCGGGCAAGCGGTGCCTCGCCGATGGTTTCTCCGGAGGCGACGATTATCCACTACGGCGGCGCGAGCACGGCGTTGTTCGCAGATCGCATCGTCTACGTGTTGGGCGCGCGGATCGGCCTGATAGATCGGCATTTCCCGCATTGGCTGAAAGGATACGGCCGCATCATGACCTTGTTCTGGGCCGCCTGGCGAGCCGCGCTTTATCACCTGGCCGCTTTGTTTATCCCACGCTTTCGCGAGCGGGCGACCCAATGGTCGAATGCCTGGCGCCGCCGTGCCGAATGGCGTCGCGGTCCTCCGAGCGGATAA
- a CDS encoding oligosaccharide flippase family protein translates to MMPLRETRTRCSGQVRKFLEQILGFGPSRLERDLAIGLALKGAGAVASFALSFLVAHALGAGGVGIFQIALTTAALASLAAAMGLDTVLVRTVSVAWREGDLAAAKGAIRRSVRFVAGLGVVIAIVVALASVPATRSIMHRPELLPSLLILSIAVPMLAIIRVVSAAIRGTGRVFLSQSLDGVAYTGIAALLLGVAFASGLALASYAPAAVYAGSTFAVAVAGMVGLRSIVRESPVAPAALPLRSGGRIVSVVLMAQSVDWLALVALGAVHGAAEAGIFRVAVQYCLLFAIINNAFAQMAGPHLATLYAKGDRRAMIAAARKTGLLGALVGIPLLGAILLAPSWLLGLFGGDFRTGATALVIMAIAQFTNVAAGPMGMVLLMTHREHLVQRIEIVATGGAIALLVLTIGHLGLVGAALTVAFAVVVRNVASIAAVWHQFIRRSDDGGAPSADG, encoded by the coding sequence ATGATGCCGCTGCGAGAGACCAGAACGAGGTGCAGCGGTCAGGTGAGGAAGTTCTTGGAGCAAATCCTCGGATTCGGTCCTTCACGGCTTGAACGCGATCTTGCGATTGGCCTTGCCCTCAAGGGCGCTGGCGCGGTGGCGAGTTTTGCGCTCAGCTTTCTGGTCGCTCACGCACTGGGGGCGGGGGGCGTAGGCATATTCCAGATTGCGCTGACGACCGCCGCGTTGGCATCGCTGGCCGCGGCAATGGGCCTCGACACGGTGCTGGTGCGCACTGTCTCGGTTGCATGGAGAGAGGGCGATCTGGCCGCAGCGAAGGGGGCGATTCGCCGGTCGGTTCGCTTTGTCGCCGGATTAGGCGTCGTCATCGCGATTGTCGTTGCCCTTGCCAGCGTTCCAGCGACGCGGTCGATTATGCATCGACCGGAACTGCTTCCCTCGCTGTTGATCCTGTCGATCGCCGTTCCGATGCTGGCGATCATTCGGGTGGTCTCCGCAGCGATCCGGGGGACCGGACGCGTGTTCTTGTCCCAGTCCTTGGACGGCGTGGCCTATACCGGCATCGCTGCGCTGCTGCTGGGCGTCGCCTTTGCGAGCGGGTTGGCGCTGGCGAGCTATGCGCCCGCTGCCGTCTATGCCGGTTCCACATTTGCGGTGGCTGTCGCGGGAATGGTCGGCCTGCGATCAATCGTCCGCGAATCGCCGGTGGCGCCTGCCGCGCTTCCGCTGCGCTCGGGTGGCCGGATCGTCAGCGTCGTGCTGATGGCACAGTCGGTCGATTGGCTTGCGCTGGTGGCATTGGGAGCGGTGCACGGGGCGGCGGAGGCGGGTATTTTCCGGGTGGCAGTCCAGTATTGCCTGCTGTTTGCGATCATCAACAACGCCTTCGCGCAGATGGCAGGGCCGCACCTCGCTACGCTCTATGCCAAAGGGGATCGCAGGGCGATGATCGCCGCTGCCCGCAAGACCGGGTTGCTCGGTGCTCTCGTGGGGATCCCCCTGCTCGGTGCGATCCTGCTTGCACCTTCGTGGTTGCTGGGATTGTTCGGGGGAGACTTCCGTACCGGCGCGACCGCACTGGTCATCATGGCGATCGCCCAGTTCACCAATGTCGCTGCCGGGCCGATGGGCATGGTGCTGCTGATGACCCACCGCGAGCATCTGGTGCAGCGTATCGAGATCGTCGCTACCGGTGGTGCGATCGCGCTGCTGGTGTTGACCATAGGTCACTTGGGGCTCGTCGGTGCGGCACTGACGGTCGCATTCGCGGTTGTGGTTCGCAATGTCGCCTCGATTGCGGCGGTGTGGCACCAGTTCATTCGCCGTTCCGACGATGGCGGCGCGCCGTCTGCGGACGGTTGA
- a CDS encoding acyltransferase yields the protein MTLNRLSGLQRLLTGARRALLVRMFGLDIDPSVRMSLTAKVDLTFPKGVHVGAYSYLAFGSRILTHDRTRGLYLHTRIGENCFIGGESLILPGVIIGDNCVIGAGSVVTRDVPPNSAVAGNPARVIRSGIAVGRYGRFSDADDNERALRESDPHAAALPGKFLGEG from the coding sequence ATGACGCTTAACCGCCTATCGGGCCTGCAACGATTGCTTACCGGCGCGCGCAGGGCGTTGCTGGTGCGAATGTTCGGCTTGGATATCGATCCGAGTGTGCGGATGTCGCTGACGGCTAAAGTCGATCTCACGTTTCCCAAGGGCGTCCACGTGGGGGCTTACAGCTACCTCGCGTTTGGTTCGCGGATACTCACTCACGACCGGACGCGCGGGCTCTACCTGCACACCCGCATCGGGGAAAACTGCTTCATCGGAGGCGAAAGCCTGATCTTGCCAGGGGTGATTATTGGCGACAATTGCGTGATCGGGGCGGGCAGCGTGGTGACGCGCGACGTTCCGCCGAATTCGGCCGTAGCGGGAAACCCTGCGCGGGTCATCCGTAGCGGGATAGCGGTCGGGCGCTATGGCCGCTTTTCCGACGCGGACGATAACGAGAGGGCGTTGCGCGAAAGCGATCCACATGCTGCTGCCTTGCCCGGCAAGTTCCTCGGTGAGGGCTAG